The DNA sequence TAGTCAAGTATGAGTTTCCTCTCGTCATCCAGGCCTTTCTGAGGGTGGATAAACCTGCAGGGTGAGTGGTCGttgcattacatttttcacagaCATAATGTACTAAAACCTGTGACCTCAGATCCAGGGAACactccatatactgtatatataatatactgtatataagaccCCATTGCAAgaaaaattatcattttttggggtgtttttcaCCATATTCATATCATATAGTTCTATGGCTTCTATAGCTACCAATTGTGCTATGGATCAATGTGTTGCAATGCAATGCACTTGTGCTCGCCAGCATTCGAAGCATCACACTGATCTCATTTGCGCAActgtaataatattattttgtgACTATATGAAATGCTGCAGCGGTGGAAAAGAATTAGGCACCGTGAAATAAAAGTCAGTCCACATTATTAAACCACTACTGAAGTAAATAATTCAATGTGGAGTAAATACTGTAATTAATCTTCAGTGTGATATTGCCTCCTAATCATTAAAGAACAGTCTCCTAATGTTGAGGGGGGAACAAAAACTATGTGATGTCCCATCACTTCTTCGTGGGCCTTCATGCAGTCACCCAGTCCTGTGCCCGTTGGCGggcctggtgctgctgctcatgTGCCGAGCAGCTGGCGTGAGAACAGCTGTGATAGTGACCCCGAAGGAGGAGAGCAGCACGGCCACCGAGGAACGCTCATATCAAAACACAGCTCGGCTCCACGGCAGAAAAGCGTAAACCATGGGATATCACTGGCCAGCGCAGGTGGCCCCGGAGACAAACAACACTTGCGTCCTTGGACGAGATTTGGAGTGTGATGTTACCCCTAACATGTTAACCCTTACCCCAGTGAGAGCCTCTCCTCATGTACTCTTCTGTTTTGAGAGAAGTGGGGGTATATTGAGTATTTGCATGATACAGTTGTTGGTTACACAACCTCATATTAAGGTCTTGTGGAATTCTTTTGCAGCAGAGGGAACGTCCCCTCTTGTTAAAATGTGCCGGGGTGGTGACATTTTACTGAATAATATACTCACTTGTCTCAACCCATTGGAATACGGACGACCACAGCTACTACGTTTGCTCATTGATATCTAGATTGACATGTCGCACTATATGGTCACTATAGAGGTGATATGCTATGACAACATGTCCACATTATTTTCTGATGTGagctctgttttctctgtgcagCAGGGCTCGATGCTGTGGGCCATGGTCAACAATCactgtttatttgaaatgacagaCTATATTGTCCTGGTGGCATTTCTTCccgtctgtgggtgtgtgtttacactggtaAACTACTGTACAAGTGGTGGGAGAAATAACAGGGACACCCCACGATCAAATGCAAGCAAATACAACCATGTACTGCTATTATTTGTCATAAATAAGAATGCGAGAGTTTCTAATTATAtgttaaaggtccagtgtgctTTTTTCCATGTGCATGGGTGTATCAATGGCCGTGAAGCAGGATGACAACAAGATAGATGGGCCTGTTCTTTTTGTGAGAGGTGTGAATGTACAGTTTTTGATGCAACAGGTGTTGCACCTCTGCAGCGTCTTCTGCCGCATAGAAGAGCAGGAATTAATAACTCCTACTGTGTCAATCTAAAAATAACTCACAGATGTTTGTTTCCCAGATGTGTCTGTGCATGGAATTGTAACCTGTGGTAGGTTGTATAGGTGTAGTCTGTTATGTGTCATATGATCAGCCAAACGGTGATTTTGCCCTGTGGTTAGTCAAACCCAATGTTTGAGAAGAATgaagaatacttttttttaggGTCTATAGGGTTTATAACATACAATGAGACAATGTTTTCCCATACCATTCATGTTGTGGTAGCAACCTCCAAAATATCGCTGGTTGTATTCAATATATTATGGGCAATTTTGCAAATGAATACTATAATCAGCAGAGTTTAATCGttgttcatatttgttttaGCTGTGCATAAAACGAACCTCTGCTTGGCATAGTTATAGCgaaattaaattataattttttttccccaccatgTAAGCCTTACCTTTACAAATTATTCCCTCCCGCGTCTTCCCAGTCAATATTCAACACTGTGCAAGTGCTCAACAGAAGGGAGTTTGACAGGAgtgtttaaacagaaaaaagtcacaatcaatacatttaattGACTCTGTGCCTTTTGTCTCTCCGCAGTGAATGGTACCTGAATGGAAACTACCTCGTGATCATTGTATCTATCTGTGTGATATTACCACTGGCTCTCATGAAACAGCTAGGTGAGTGTGTGATATCATTTCCTTCCTACAGTGGTATACCCATTTCATCTGAGATGAGGAGTCTATAAGATTTACTTTACATAAGATAATGGTCACACCCACATACCgacagagggcgactcccctaGTTGCCAGAAGAAGTccgtttctacagaagtctatgacaaatcctcacttgatttataacgtcagtaaacattttcctgaggtgtttatggtctcaatcgcgagtttcaagtctccttcaatacagcatgatgctcattttgtaaatgatggttccatttagagtaaaaaagacaataaagcactgtatgcaaGCCacaaagttgtctatttccgcTTTAAGAAAAGGTTTTGTAAGTCTATCAAAAAGGTATTGCTATCAAATCAAAGGGAAAATATTTCAAGATTCAGGAAAACCCTAAGATGTGAAATGTGGAATAAACCCTGATGATAGTACGTGTGTTAGACATTACTGATCATCataaggaattttttttattgcttctttttctttgcaaacTTGCTTTTCCACCAACATCTTGCAGGGCTACAGGGGGAGCAGGACTTGTGGAGCTCATAGGGCTTCACACAGTCACTAGCTCAAGGTCACTCAAAGGATGGCTGTCACCTTCAAGGctttgttctcctctctcctctgccttacTAACAACATCTCTAACTACCCTGCAAGCCTTGGTGACCTAGTCACCATCTAAATTGGAACCGTCGCcattttttcatgttcaagTTGAAccctgacagagagaggattTTTCAGAGCTAAGTGACACTCTGTTCTTGTCTTAGTCTTCTGTTTGTTAAAGTGTATGTCTGATAATTGTCAACAGTTCACTCATTTTTAAGTAACAACCCTCTGTTGCCCTGTTGACACGGACACGACACTGTGTGTCTCACATTGTGGAGTGCGTCACGCAGTCTCTCTGCATCGCAGCTCTCCGTGAAACAAAACCAgtggaaagagggaaaaggcaGGAAGAAGCCAGTTTTGAAGCGAGAAAGGGAGGCATATTGGCTGACCTCTTGCCAGAAGTCTGCCTGCCTCCGAGACACCGAGGACAACAGCGCCGGTCGGCGCAGCCGAGTCAGTAATGAGCTCTGACTCCCGGCACAATAAATCAATTTGGTGCACCGCAAGGCATGAAGAAGAACATGCAGTCGAAGATACAGTTCAACAGGAACCTCACTAACCATTAGTAGAGTTAAGCAGTAGGGGAGAGATATTATACATATCTTAAATTAGCCTTTTCCACCTGCCATTTCTGGCGTAATATATGTCAGAATAAGCGTCACCGTGCCGTGGTAGATAGGAGGAACGCTAATGATGCTTTTGTTGTAGGATACCTGGGATATACGAGTGGCTTCTCTTTGACCTGCATGGTTTTCTTCCTCATATCGGTAAGTCCTCTGATTACACATACATGTGAGCCCGATATCACGTGTCGTGCATCCTGTGTGTTGCCTATTGGCAGAAACATCCAAGCTGCATGATTCAGATGCTCTAGGATCAgcttgaaatatatattttttcatcttcccACCTCCTCTTTAGTAAACCCCGCTGTCTCTACTCATTGCCAGGCCCTAATGTTTGCATGCTGCAGTTCCAGGCTGTATTggttctctgtctttctctgaccTAATTTTGTGGGAGCTGTAATCCaccatgctctctctctctgtctctctctctctctttctctctctctctctctctctttttcttgctcccCCGGTGTTGTATTTTCAGGCTGCCTGTATGCTATCTGTTCTCCATAGCCTTTTGTTCTTGGTTAATGccactctcctcttctctgcacAGGTCATCTACAAGAAGTTCAACATCCCCTGTCCATTTGTGGACTTTTCGTTCAATGGCACTGCCAGTGTGCTGAACACCAGTGCTATGGATCCCGGTGGGGAGGAAAACCCTGCTTGTATTCCCAAAATGGCCAACCTCAACTCACAAGTAGGTTCACGCATGTCACTCAGTCTGAAAGTGCAAGTCCACCTCCACTGCCATGGCCCGCTGTCAGCCAGCCACTATACATCCTCAGCATGTTGCTAGTGAGAGTTCATAATCCAAAGCATGGACGTCACACCTGGTTTGATGCACTTGCGCCCAGAAAGGAGAGCAGGCCTTTTATCAAGCTCTTAATCACAGACAATAGTCTGTGGTTAATGCAAGGCTCAAAGATGGACAGCGACCCCTGAGCTGTTGGCTCCCGTCAGCTGAAGAGTAAAAAATTGCATTCTCTCGCTTTTGGCGAGCTCATCAAGTTTGCCCTTTGTTGGACAAAGACATAGGTAATGAGTGAAATGGGAAAGACCTAACATTTCTCTGAGTACACATATTTTTTACTCACTGTACATACCTTCACAGCAGGAACAGACTCTTGAAGGACTCTCAGTCACAGTCAGTTGCCTAAATTTACTTGAAATGTGACTTTACTTTATTGGAACTATTTGACCGTTCAAAGAATTATTAAATACCAGTCcagttgttttttgattttcataaaatCCTATCAGGCCTTTGTTAACAACATCTAAAGATGTATGAGTCTTTGCCAACCCAGACTAGACCGATTCCTGCAGCTTAGCAGCTTACATTTAGGCATTCTTAAATAGGCTAAAGCTGGTCCGCAGCCAGGACTAAGTTAATCACAGGGAAACAATTAGCCCTCTGTGATGTGTCGGAGGGAGTAATGGGCAGTAAAGCGCGAGGTTGGTGGCAAGACGTCTGGGATTGCGCTGCTGTATCTATGGTGATCTGTTGGGATTCATTTTCAGACGGCCTACACCATCCCCATCCTGGCGTTTGCCTTTGTGTGCCACCCCGAGGTCCTGCCCATCTACACAGAGCTGCGCAAGTATGTTCCTATGATAGAAAAACCCCTGCTAAGTTCTGGACGACAAATCAGCTGCATAACATAGAGGAAGGCTCCTATGTCTCCTTTGTGCTTGGCTGATCATAACCTAGTCACATGCACTGCTTTCACTTTGTTGAGTTGGCACCGCTTACATGATGCAGCATGTTGTAGTTTGAATTTATCATCCCGCCTTGAACCACTGCTGCTTGAGTTATGTATTATTGGAAATTTCGAGCATATTCCTGCAACACAAGTAGCCGCACAACTTGAGATTGTGATTTATAGTAACTGGGCTGATCttatatgtgtttgtttatatgtgtgtgtgtctgtgtgtgtgtgtgtgcgcgtgtgtgtgacatcaaatGGAAATATCTTCTGATTTCAGTCCTACCAAGAAAAAGATGCAGCATGTGGCCAACATCTCCATTGCAGTCATGTACGGCATGTACTTCCTGGCTGCTCTTTTTGGATACCTAACTTTCTATGGTGAGGCATGGTCctcctctatctatctatctatctatctatctatctatctatctatctatctatctttctatctatctatctatctatctatctatctatctatctatctatctataaatgTGGGTGAATGCGACTTTCCTGTTAAGCGCTTTGaatggtctatatgactagaaaagcgctatataaatacagtccatttaccatttatctatctatctatctatctatttatctatctatctatgttgCTACACTGCCTCATTTTGCTTCTTGATTTATTTCCCATGCTTCCAACGAGTTAatttttggttgttgttatgATATCAATGATATTTTGTCTTAATCTTTACAGTTTATGTCACGGTAGGAGGTATAATCCCGAAGGCTGAAAAGCATCATGATCCGTCAACGCCCTCTAGTGGTCATAGTGTAGATtttacaataattattttttcctaCTGATTATgatgtattaaaataatattattcaaGTATCATATGTTTTGTGTAAGTGATGCTTTGCTTGTTGATTTGGGGAAGTTGATCATCCTCCATCTCCCCTTTGTTTCCGTCTCTTCCAGGTGAAGTGGAAGCAGAACTGCTTCACACCTACAGCCGTATTGACCCGTATGACACTttgattctgtgtgtgcgcgttgcGGTGCTCACTGCTGTCACACTCACTGTACCCATTGTGCTCTTTCCTGTAAGTATGATTTTTAGCACCTTCATTTCACACCTATATAGTTATTTCCTTCATGCGGTAACTACATCGTTTCAAAATACAGTGAAAtaattgaatttttcttttgaaaaggtACGGAGAGCAATTCAGCAGATGGTGTTCCCCAACAAGACCTTCAACTGGCCTCGCCACATCGCCATCGCCTTCGTTCTGCTCACTTTCATCAACCTGCTGGTCATCTTTGCCCCCAACATCCTGGGCATCTTTGGGATCATTGGTGGGTTTGACCGACATTGTAACAATAGTGGTTCTGATGCATGAAGCACCAACATTGAGACACACTCAGTTTGGTACCATGACAAATCCTGAGAAGGTTTCATGATCTAGGTATGTGTTGTTTGTCCATGCTAAATTTCTGCAAGGTCAACAAACAAAGTCATATATCTGTATTTGAAGACCACAGGTCATtcaataaatgttaatattgtatGTTACATGTACTGTATTCATGAAATTCCCTTTACACGAGTGCAgttggggagaaagagaaatatatGTTACTGTATTGTGATTAAAACAGTCTGAGATATGAACTGAAATAAGACTAATAAATTGTGCGTCAGACGCCATCCGATCAGATattaagaatattttttttattttacaaacttTGGGACTAATATTTAGTGTGTGCAGTATTCAAACAGACTCATTCAAAAGCctcatattatttatttcattttctggtAGTGGATCAAAATACATATTAGCCAATCCCTTTTACCCCTTTTTGTAATTTGCTCAAAATGTCTCTGCCGTGTTGTCAGACAGGCAGCAGCTCTTAATGAGAGGTGAGGAGCCTGAGAAGTTATGGAGAGTTGGTTTCATGAataattctgtttttgtctgctTTCCAGGTGCCACATCTGCTCCTTGTCTCATATTCATCTTCCCCGCTGTCTTCTACATTCGTATTGTACCCAAAGAAGAGGAGCCAATGCGCTCGGTGCCCAAAATCCTGGTGAGCATCAtgggaaaataacagaaaaatgaaattcagTATGTTTGCATTTATTATAGGTTAGGCCAGGTAAGTTTACGTAAAGCTGATCTGTATAAAATGTCCCATGAATGATAGTTGATGATCTTTGTAAGATGCTCTGTGGGATGAAATTTACTAAAACTTTTGATGGaagaaataattgtttttaggtgcaaatattttgatttgcCAGGTGTTTATTGGATTAGATTGGCGCCATCAAAAATCTGAAATTCTGAAAACATGTTGTTGCACAATCTTCAACTAGAAAGAGCAGTGATGAAATGCCAGAGATATGTTTGAGATCATTTAGAAACAATATCAACTTGACTTCTCTGGACTCAAGTCTGTTTTACCTCAGGGTGTGATCAGAGGTGTATTCTCTAGCACCTGGGATATCATAAAAATAACCAGAGAACAAAGTATTGGTCAATATGCCTTTGTCGGATTTGATTCTTGAATACTGATGACCAGTatcaacctaaaaaaaaatccagtaatGTTTGTACATAACACTGAAAATGTGTAAAGTCACATTTGCTCATATTCATGATTGACTAGGACACGACACTGTCTGAAAGTGATGCAGTTAATATTCATACAACGATTTCTCCTGTTCTCTGTCGCTCTAAtgaccccctctctctttcaggcTGTCTGTTTTGCCGGGATAGGCTTCCTGTTTATGATAATGAGTCTCAGCTTTATCATCATTGATTGGACATCGGGCAGCAGTAAAGCCAGCAGTGGTCACTAGGCACcaccttcctctcttcttctttttttaaagattttatatTGTTGATTTAGACCTGTGTTGTAATGTTACAGTGTTTTCTCTGGATCATGTTTGATGTTAAAGATGCCCTATGTCTTTATTCAGAAAAAGTCTAGAGCTCAGGACAGACCTCTGTCCCTCTGCAAATGCTCTCGCTCTAATGACATCATGTTGTACTGTACATCCTGCCAAACAGTGCACATCCAGGCCAGTAGATTTTCTCGGAAAGCTGAACGGGAATTCACTGAGAGGCTAGGTGCATAAAGATTAATGTTGACACTTGGAGGCTGTGCCTTGGgacatggatgtaaaaaaagaaaactctaaaaaacaaacaaacaaacagtcatgTAACAATGTAGGATGCTGCTGTCTCTATACACCACCCCTTGCTGTCCCTGTCTTCTCTTAAAGTATCTATAATCTGTAAACTGCTACTGGGATTAGAATACACAATCTGACGAAGCTCGCTTATAACTGTTTTGAATGATAGAACATTCTCATAGACGATTTTATGTCTTAAttatattatgattatgattattatgattattattttaagtttattGAATAATTATAGCATTTCTGTGCACCTGCAGGAGAAAGTGATAGTGAAAGCTATTGTACAGATTGAGAGATCACTTAAAGGATTAGTTCAAAGTTATGGGAAATGTAATAACTAGCTTTCCTACTTGGATAAGAAGCTTGACACCACtcttacagtatgtgtgtacattaaatatgaagccaCAGCAAGATTACATTAGAtaagcataaagactggaaaatgctgaactattcctttaatgtgTGTAGCCCTTATCTCCAGCTCCACaaacttctgctgctgctgtgtatttTAAGATTTAGAGGCATTTGAGTTCCAACCTCTGACAGAGCAGGGTGCAAAACCACTGAAGGCGTGTGGTACAGTGTTGTGAGCACATTTATCATTACATTCCTCCATAATATGatagatgtactgtatatttttattaacaACCTCTACTTGATGAAAACCTCAGACGATGCAGTATGGACTGATGAAAAGATCCACAGTTAGTCAGAGAGGCAGGTTACGATCACCATGTAAAGGAATGCCTGTGTTATGCAAagagattttcatttttcagtattACTGTGTGCATGACAGTGAGAAATGGTACAGAAGACTAGTTGGATCGTAAATTTTGAAGcgataaagaaaatgaagataAGAAAGCTACTGCTGCGTGTTTCCTCGTCATCGAGCAGGATGGTTAGGAGCTGGAGGATTTGATGTGTTGTTTCTGAACATTCACGGGAGTAATCAGAGATAACCTAACGTGTATAACACAACAACAGGGTCACTTCATGAAGTGGATAGTAATAGTTTGGGATCTGTAAATATTTCTGCATCCAGCACAAACCTGATCCCTAGCAGAAATGATCGACATGGTATTACTGTCTCGTTAACTATCTTGAAATGTTGGTGGTTAGAAATAGCACTTTTCTTTGATAAGCACAACTTCCTGTAtctattaatacatttaaacagaagaaacatTATATGTAAGAATTCGCTAGATGTGATTTAAATGCATATCCCTTTGTATGATTTTATCTCtgataaattaaatttaatgtaGATTACGAGAAAATTATCAATGTATCGATGGTATACTATGGATGTCTTCTCAAATACTACTTGAAATAATGTCGTACATAACTTTTCCCGTGATACCCTTCGATCATTAGCTTCCTCCTCTGGTCTGTTTCATAGATAAAATAACAAATTAGATGGATATACTGTTGGAAGTTTTCAAGTGTCCGTGttgttttgaaagaaagaaaacatggctCCACTGTATTTgaattatattacatttatgCATTTGTGTTGTTAAACCTGGACCTATGACCTGATCCCGAGTATTATTCATACCTTTGATATATGTTAACTGTTGTTTTAAACATCATGTTTAATGTTAAATTCGACATATTGGTTGAATCTGATTCAGTGATGCAATGCAGGGAgcctgtagatttttttttttgttggttacATATATACTTATGTCATAGTCATTGGTATATCATCAGTGGGTCATTTCTGACTTCCTTGCTGCTCATTGGCAGACATTAATATACTAACTTGGAGTTGTTAGTGAACTGGTATACTTACctacatttgattttttatttttaagatgaTATCTTCTTACACCAGACTAAAGTGagtgttgtatttgtgtgccCATTTGTTACACAACAAGCCTCTTTTAAtcaatgtttatttgtttgtatccAGGCCTCTGGTTATCTGTATGCAGAGGAAAACATCTGAATCAGCCACTGGGGCATAACTAAGTGTTGTTTAATCAATACGTGggttacttcctgtttttggGACCTGTATTTCGTCCTCAGTGATGTTAGTCGCCCTCTTTGTGTGATTTATTGAAACGTGTAATATTTACTAGTAACATTAAATACTGTATCGACACCGGCCAGCAATTATAAATAATGTACATAAATGTATACCCTTTATATTCTATATGCATATCTAGTTTGTATAATGTAAATAGTAATTCAAGTTTTAGTccaattaaaatataaatgtaatcattttcaGAAGTGCTTTTAAACCTTTTTGTCCGTCAATTCATGTCTATTTTCTTGTATATccatatattttaatgtgtttctggCAGTTATTGTACTGTAAACAATGTTGCAATAAAGATAATGAGGTAACATAACTTCCATCTGTTATAGTCTCTCAGATATGATAATTATGACAATTTTATATGACCTTCTTGGAAACAGGAGTTTGTTTGCAGAGGAGCATTTCAGTAGTTTACTTACATGTTCAACCCTAAGTGGAACATTAGAATCTGGGGGATAAAGCTAAATCATAACAGCTTTAAATTAACTGCTGTGACTAACCAGCCACAGGGCAACCTGAAAAATGTAGGCAAATATTTGTGAGTGATAAGACACTGGTACTACTGTATGTAGTTTTATGTTTCATGGGTTGTAATCTTATAATTTTTcacagatatataaatatataattgtatttcattaaaataaatgctcTCATGagcacaaacattttaataaaaaagaatttccATTGGACAGTAATGCATTCACTGTGTAAGAAATGAAGGGAGTTCATAATGAATGTTAATTCCTCTCAGGGGACCGTCCACAACGTGGCGCTATAGAGCTATGGAGTGAACGACCTGACGTGCTATGGACCATCATGTAATACAATATAAGTTCAGGGTTTTATTGAGTATTTTCTTGTATCATTTATATTCTAGGTACTATTAAGTCTACTTTAATTCTCAGCTGTGACTTCATATTACCTTAACATTTAAGACATTTGTTCTGGCTGGTGTGTCTGTTACTACCCAAGACTATTTTGATCACcagttttgaaaatatcatGACACCTACTCCCACAGTTTGTAGTTCTTCTCCTGTCTGTAAGTGCTCATTGGAAGCTCCTGAGTTTTGATTGAGTGATGAATCATGGTGATAATTGTGAGATACAGCCATGATGCAGGCATACCGTGCCTGCCGTCGGTGTCGTTTTTTAAGAATTTAACttttcaaaatagaaaaacaacaccaaacaTGTCTTGAAGTTCAATGCTGTTCAAAGAATAAACTTTAGCATACTTACTATAGCAAGAATGCTAAATGCTATTCTTTGAGCAGCTATTCTTGCTATTCATACAGTAGCAAGAAAGGCTTTCTTTGAGcaaaattaaacacacaacatataATTTAAACTAAATGGTATCTTTAAGTCAAATTCTGAAATCGGAACCTTCAATTGAAATGGTGCTGTTTTTTCTCGTACTTCTCCCACTActctttattaattttttcgTGTCAGAATAAGCAGCGTGAAGCAGTGATTTGGGCAACGAGttagaaattgtatttttcgAATCAGTCTCAGTTGTTCTCACTTTGGGGGTCGGTACTTTTACTAAACTCCGATGCTAAACGCAGATATCTCCTGAAGCTCTTGAAGGAaacgccccgccccccccccccccctttccaccGACTACATTTCCCAGGCTGCACTCGGAGGGGGCGtgtcccttcctcttcttctggtGAAGCTCGGCCCTGCTGCCGCTGCGTGAGGAGGTGACGGTGCTGTCTGGTTTGTTTGTCGGCTGGAGTGGAACTTCACGGCGCCTACGGGTGTGGCTTCAAACGTGATAAATCTCAACGCGGGGTGAAGAATGTCCTAACGGCGACAGGGATTAAAACACAAGAGAAGACTACAAACATATAGAACAGGACAAAGATAAGAAGTGGCGAGTGTGCGCTCGGTAGCCCGACTGCCAGTGGGACTCGGTGTGTTCGCTTTTCAACAGCTGGaatacttttcttcttcttcttctctctttctttcttttcgttGCTGAACTTCTTGGTCCGTTTCCGATGGTCTGCCGAAGGAAAATGCCGAAATAGctcaaaaaagaaaggaaaaaagaagggagaaaaaaagttgctgaAGCTCGTCGGACAACTTCTCCGCTCCTCGCCAGTGAACCCGCCGCGGTTGACCGACGGACGGAGCAAccgcaaagaaaaacaaagtgtcaaGTTCGCAGCAGGAACTCGTTCGTCTTGATGACTGTCGCTCCTTGTCGCGGGTGAACGGACTCCGTCACGTTAGTCGACACtcgtgaagaagaaggagaagaagaaggagaagaagaagaagaagaagaagaagaagaagggaagtcGCCTCGCGCCACTTCAACGGTTTTCGGACTCAACCGTTATATACGcgtatctatatctatatatagatatagatatatatctatatatatttctcttgGTGATATTGCCCCACCAAACAGCAGACCTGAAGCGCGCACTGGGAACCATGGGGTGTACAGTGAGTCAGGAAGACAAAGCCGCGGCCGAGAGGTCTAAAATGATCGATAAGAACctgagggaggatggagagaaggcgGCGAGggaagtgaagctgctgctgctgggtgagTCGTCCCTccccactcccactcccactcacACCGAGGTGTCGTGTCTGACACAGTGGGATACACACGTGACGCTGGAATAGAAAAGTCATTGATCAAGGGGAcacttcttttttgtttgttattggTGGTCAGGTCACTGTTTCCTTGGCCCCTCAGAAAACGTGGCTCACAgtcccgtcctctcctctccccgcccGGCCTGGAGGGGTTCTAGTGTCCCCATCGCCCGGCCCCTGAGGAGACCAAGGTGGCAGCACCACCGACCGGACATGCATGTCTGGGAATCTGACCCGCCACTGCCCCATCTTGTCCGTTGTGTACTTTGCCCTCATGGCCGGCTCTGCTTCGACACAAACACATGGGCTTTACTGATGGATGTTTTGGAAAAAGGTCAGGGGCGGAACCAGCCTCATGTTGACGTGCTGCAGGGACGTGTGGGTGTTGAGGGAGATTTCTGAAAGAGTCAGTTCAATTTGTAGTGGTTTCCTCCTGGGCAGAGGTTGGAGGGACGTGGCGGAGTATGGTTCATAATGAGTGGGCTGCTGTTTGGACAGAGGGTGAACAGCCCTGACTgttcccaacacacacacacacacacacacacacacacctgaaa is a window from the Scophthalmus maximus strain ysfricsl-2021 chromosome 6, ASM2237912v1, whole genome shotgun sequence genome containing:
- the LOC118309751 gene encoding sodium-coupled neutral amino acid transporter 3 isoform X1, whose translation is MSEDKPSETVETAPAELIAIPNGKGHEPGEDIAASAKTPAAEDSEKETVPNSAQDASPHRTENAGANLPESQEFLSATEDKKTQRFTDFEGKTSFGMSVFNLGNAIMGSGILGLAYAMANTGVVLFLVLLTVVALLSSYSIHLLLKCSGIVGIRAYEQLGYRAFGTPGKMAAGIAITLQNIGAMSSYLYIVKYEFPLVIQAFLRVDKPAGEWYLNGNYLVIIVSICVILPLALMKQLGYLGYTSGFSLTCMVFFLISVIYKKFNIPCPFVDFSFNGTASVLNTSAMDPGGEENPACIPKMANLNSQTAYTIPILAFAFVCHPEVLPIYTELRNPTKKKMQHVANISIAVMYGMYFLAALFGYLTFYGEVEAELLHTYSRIDPYDTLILCVRVAVLTAVTLTVPIVLFPVRRAIQQMVFPNKTFNWPRHIAIAFVLLTFINLLVIFAPNILGIFGIIGATSAPCLIFIFPAVFYIRIVPKEEEPMRSVPKILAVCFAGIGFLFMIMSLSFIIIDWTSGSSKASSGH
- the LOC118309751 gene encoding sodium-coupled neutral amino acid transporter 3 isoform X2, translating into MSEDKPSETVETAPAELIAIPNGKGHEPGEDIAASAKTPAAEDSENPHRTENAGANLPESQEFLSATEDKKTQRFTDFEGKTSFGMSVFNLGNAIMGSGILGLAYAMANTGVVLFLVLLTVVALLSSYSIHLLLKCSGIVGIRAYEQLGYRAFGTPGKMAAGIAITLQNIGAMSSYLYIVKYEFPLVIQAFLRVDKPAGEWYLNGNYLVIIVSICVILPLALMKQLGYLGYTSGFSLTCMVFFLISVIYKKFNIPCPFVDFSFNGTASVLNTSAMDPGGEENPACIPKMANLNSQTAYTIPILAFAFVCHPEVLPIYTELRNPTKKKMQHVANISIAVMYGMYFLAALFGYLTFYGEVEAELLHTYSRIDPYDTLILCVRVAVLTAVTLTVPIVLFPVRRAIQQMVFPNKTFNWPRHIAIAFVLLTFINLLVIFAPNILGIFGIIGATSAPCLIFIFPAVFYIRIVPKEEEPMRSVPKILAVCFAGIGFLFMIMSLSFIIIDWTSGSSKASSGH